The Bernardetia sp. ABR2-2B DNA window TCTTGATTGAAAGAAGTTGCGCTACTAAACATACTCCTCATATCAGTAACATTACTTGTATTCCAACTTCCAATATCTTGATTGAAAGAAGTTGCAGAAAAAAGCATTCCACTCATATCTGTTACACTTGAAGTATTCCAATTACTAATATCTTGATTGAAAGAAGAAGCTCCTCCAAACATTCCACTCATATCTGTTACACTTGAAGTATTCCAATTACTAATATCTTGATTGAAAGAAGAAGTTCCATTAAACATTCTACTCATATCTGTAACATTACTTACGTCCCAATTACCAATATCTTTATTGAAAGATGCATTCCGAGTAAACATTCCACTCATATTTATTACATTTTCCGTGTTCCAGTTCCAATTACCAGTACCTCTATTAACATTTCCACAATAATTAAACATTTCAGACATGTTTTCTACTAACGAAAGATCTGGGGTATCAGTAGCATTATAAACGAGGGGAGAACAACCATTAAAAGCACTTTCCATGCTTTTCCAAACAATATTCCCCCACGCTTCTATGGTTTTTATTTTTAACTTTTGATTACCATTATTCATATAAAAATGAGGAAAATCTCCTGTAATAGCTATTTCATAGGTACGTCCATTTGTAAGTCCTGTGATAGTATAGCTTCCTGTTTGTCCTGTGGCAGCACCATTACCTATTCCTACACTTGTCAGGTTTGTCCAAGTGATATTATAATTATATGTTCCACTAGCAGGATTTGTAGGAATAGTGATTGTACCATCACTAGTTACCCAAGTAGTACGAAAGGCTTGTGCATTTACAGTATTTGCACTAAAAAAGAATAAAGTAAGAAGCAAAGAAAAACCAAATAATATAGTTTTGATTTGGTTTCTAAAATTAGAATATGATTGTCTCATCAAAGAAATTCAATTACGAATTATGAAATTAAAAACTACTGTTCTATGGGATTGAGAATGTAATTTATAATTATAAATAATTCTGTGTAGAAATATAATAAATAGTAATAGAGGGGATTTGCTGCTGCAAAGGTACACTTTTACTTTCATACTACATAAATAAAGTTCTATTTTTAACAGCTAACCTTTCATTTATGAATCAATACTTTTAGAATCAGAAGAAACAACAGCCGTTTTATCAAAAAGCAGTTTGCGAAGCTCTGGGTTTTTACCAAATTTCCATATCAGTCCGTCGATATAATAGTGATATATCACAACCATCGTGAAGGGAACAAAAAGCCATTTAGCCCATCCATTGGTCATTAAGCCTATTATTTCTATTGTTCCGACTACAAAACCGTAAATCATAGCTACCCCAAACCATTTCAAAACAACATTTTTGATATGTGAAAAACGCTTTCTTTGGTAGTGCATCACAAAACCTTGATACTGAATATTGTGATAGACAGTTTCTAGTGATTCTGCAACTAAAAAGGGTAAAGTAGTAAGAAAAAATACAAAATAATGCGTAGAAAGTGCAGCTACTAAAAATAGTATTTTAGGAATATTGATGGGCTTTCGTTTATAAAAACGCCATACTTGTCGCAAAGAAAAAGCAACCAAAAAGAAAATAAAAATACTCCAAATTATCTCTGTAATCTGAGGAGGAAGATAAGGAAAATCAGCTGTCAGTTCTTTATAAATCACGACAGGACTTTTGATGTCTGAATAATCTCTAAAAAAACAAGCAAACATTCCCGAATAAAAAAGACCAGTATCTAAATAATCATCAATTTTATCAAAATCTTGATTGATTCCTTTATAGGCTTTCAAAAAACCAGAATGCTGACGGATAATATGCCAACTTCCAAAAAATGCTGCAAAAACAATCAGTTCTTTCTCAAATCCCATTCCTGTAATGACAAGTCCTGCCACAATGAATGCAGCTAATCCCCACGTGTGCATATTTTTTCGTTCTTCAAATTCTTCTTTATCAGCATGTGTTCTTGAAAAGGTTTGAAAAATATGGGGGTGGTCAAAAATAGCTGTAAAAACGAAATAAGTCAGAATAATAGAATCACCTTGAGGAGCTAAATCTATTGTTTCTGCATACATAAAAATCCCTAAAAACAGAAGCGTAAAAATACAACTTCCTATAAAAAAGAAACCATCATAACGAGGACTTACTATCCAATTTATAGAAAAACGACTATTTGTTTTAGTTGCATTGTTCTTCTTTTCGGAGTTCTTGCTTTGCTCTTTCGCTATTTTTTTTTGTAGTGTCGCTTCCATTTCTGATTATTTTTTGCCTTTGTTTTTATTCTGATAATCCAAAAAGCTGTCAAATTCTATAATTTTAGTAATTTTGAATCAAGTTATTAATTTTAATTTACAAAAATCATAAAACACCACCAAATACATGAACGCATACGTTTTTCCAGGTCAAGGCTCACAGTTTGTCGGAATGGGCAAAGAATTATATGAAACAAACGAAACAGCCAAAGAGCTTTTCGAAAAAGGAAATGAAATTTTAGGTTTCAGAATCACAGATTTAATGTTTGAAGGAACAGTAGAAGACCTCAAACAAACCAATGTAACTCAACCTGCTATTTTTCTTCACTCTGTCATTTTGGCAAAAGTAACTGAAAATTTTAAACCTGATGCAGTTGCAGGACATTCTTTAGGAGAATTTTCGGCACTTGTGGCTGCTGGTGCGCTCTCTTTCGAAGATGGACTAAGACTTGTAAAAGTTCGTGCAGAAGCCATGCAAAAAGCCTGTGAAAAAGAACCTTCTACTATGGCTGCTATCTTGGCTTTAGATGATGAAACGGCTGAGAAAGTATGTGAAGGAATAGAGGAAATTGTAGTTCCTGCAAACTACAATTGCCCTGGGCAACTTGTAATTTCAGGTTCGATAAAAG harbors:
- the fabD gene encoding ACP S-malonyltransferase, which gives rise to MNAYVFPGQGSQFVGMGKELYETNETAKELFEKGNEILGFRITDLMFEGTVEDLKQTNVTQPAIFLHSVILAKVTENFKPDAVAGHSLGEFSALVAAGALSFEDGLRLVKVRAEAMQKACEKEPSTMAAILALDDETAEKVCEGIEEIVVPANYNCPGQLVISGSIKGVELACEAMKQAGAKRALMLNVGGAFHSPLMESAREELAAAINEVNIESPSCPIYQNVDAKPYTETSKIKENLIAQLTAPVRWTQTIQHMHNDGVTKFTECGAGKVLQGLVKKIERSAETASV